The genome window aatttatgaaaaaaagctATACACTGGGAGAACAATGATCACAACCAAGGCTTTCGCTGGAAATTGAGCGATAATAAGATAGAATTCGACAATAAAATATCCCGTGGGTAATGTGTAGATTCGTGTGAAATGGCATAATACAAAGCTGCTCATCAATTGAAGAAATGGCAATAAGGGTAGGGCTTAACTAATAATAGATTCTATTAAACTAATATAACACAGCACCTATAAAAATTATGGctaaaaaatcagataaaatctcaaaaacatttaatctAATATTAGTCGATATTCTTTGCTCCTCCGTCGACCCATGGTCTCAAAACCTCCCATCTCTCCGCGACGGGgcgtccaaaaaattccatttgaGTCGTGGAATATCGTCGCGTTGGATTTCCAAAATCACGGAATCCAGAGTCCTTCCAATTGTAATTGAATTTCTCCAGTGCTGTGCGAACATCTTCAGAAGCCGTCAGAATCGGACGGGGTTCCTTTTCGCAGAATTCCGGAATTTTGACATTGGGGAAGATGAGAACCGATCGAAATGCGAAGTGTCCACCGTAGATTGGATGTAGACTGAGGCCGATGAATTTCTGTAAAATGTTTAtagatttattaaatttatttaataaaaaagggtttttaatattattttgtttttagaatAGATGGAATATTCTTAATGTTGCCAGTTTTTGTTATTGTAGattcgcaaaaaattgccaggtcagtttaaaggcacatCATGTATTTTcgagtgggtctcgccacgaactCAGTTCAAGTGGCCGCTACAGGTGCCAAATTTTCGCAAATATGTTTGTTAGATGTAGAAAATTacttatataattttaaaattttaaaattgcataTAGAAAGCTATTAtttatgattaaaaatttcgaagtggaggaaattttcaattttctatagaTTTTCTAGACagctcggaaaatttgataaattgtgGGAAGTTGGGTCTGACTAGATTAATTAGTTCGGTCAAGTTAGGCAATCCTGGAggaaaatttcttaaattgtataagatttttgaaatcataaaaAGCATTCAATTTGTGAGAAGTTTTacggatttcaaaaataattgtatttatttattaactttttgaactaaTATTAGAGATGTGACAAAATATCCATTATGACCTTTACGTGAGGATATTAATGTGAAGATCTGGGACAAAGATAAGAGAGAAATTTGCTATAAATTGAGCAGAGTTTACCATAATCTTCACTGTAAGTTTCCACACTCTACAAAGAAGTCGCCAGTGCCCAATCCGTCCCACCAGGAGATATCCAGACCCAGCCGGGTACGAAGATCGTGTTCAATGCACCGTACGACGACAAGCACACCTACCACATCAAGGTGATCAACTCCTCGGCTCGCCGTATTGGATACGGTATCAAGACCACCAATATAAAGAGACTTGGAGTTGATCCACCATGTGGAGTTTTGGACCCAAAGGAAGCTGTTCTTCTTGCTGTTTCCTGCGATGCCTTCGCTTTCGGACAGGAGGACACTAACAACGATCGTATCACTGTTGAGTGGACCAACACTCCGGATGGTGCTGCTAAGCAATTCCGTCGGGAATGGTTTCAAGGAGACGGTATGGTTCGTCGTAAGAACCTCCCAATCGAGTACAACCCATAGGAAATACATcttgaactttttccaaaaccaATAAACTTTCATTGATAGCtcgtctttttttgttttttggctGGGCCATAATTTCAGGATATTCTCTTCGAAAAGTTATCCAATCGAGattctttcaaatttgcagGGAAAATGGATCctttcattatttttacatACAACGAGGATACTGTTTTTTGCTgctaaataaatatttttcaaagctcCTCGTTcgttttctctcttttccatttcaatttgaaaaaaaaacaaaccaaatTTGGACCCATACGGCCTGCAGGAGGCCATGTAACTCCGTCTTCTTGAAAATGACAAGGCTGATAGTAGAAAGCTGCTCCAGCAACATGCCCGCATGTTTGCATCAGAATTTTCGGTCTTCGTTGTGGAGTCATCGAGTAATcgtgcaaaatttcaaagttttcctcGACTTTTCGcagtttctgaaaagaaaaagaattcattttcttttttaatttctcaattttcccaaCAAACCTCGCTCATAATTTCAAGACGATCCTCCAAAAAGCTCTGAATTGGAGATGAGACCATCTCACAAACTTCATCGAACGATCCGAAATCCATTGTTTTCTGTACAACCCATTTACGGAATGCAACGTCAAACATGTCAGGAGTGCTGAGAATTAGAAGAGCCATTGTTGAGTCATCGTACGGAAGAGCAAATGGGCTACTCTCACCTACTGCTTCATTGTAAGATCCAATCTGAAGGACGAACTTGATGATTTAAATGATTTTGGAATTACCTTGAACATATGGGATTCAAATCCTTCGTGTGAGGAGAGTTTTTGGTCGACAACTCGTTTGATGGATTCTGCATGGCTCATTTCAGTTACCATATCtgaaaacatggaaattaTTATCTAGACGCAATGTTTTGCGTCAAAAGTACGATGCCTGATCTCGCCACGacaattgtttcattttttctaaataagaAAGGTGTGTTCAAACTGTCGTGTtgattttggtgaaatttATGCTTTATTCTATCGAAAACtatcggaaaatcgatgaaaattatatagcaacaaaagtttgaaagtacagtactctttaaaggtgcacatcCGTTTGTATTTAACAACAAATTAAAGAAAGCTTTGTCGAGACCAGATGCAgtattttttgccgaaaaatcgcaaatttaaGAGTATAATAAGATAGAAAGTATTAATTCaattaagaaaattcaaatgaaatcTTGAAGAATCCTTCCGAAACAAAACATTCCACATGTATTGTATTCAAGAATCAGGACCGCCCATCTATATCTAGATTAGTTGTGTGGAGGCAAGTCAAAAGAAGATGTGTGGGAATGTGTCTGATGGGAGAGATAATTTCTTATCTATTACCAAAGGGCAAGTAATATAAAATGACATAAAAAACGAAAGGAGGCGAAATTTTACAACTTCAACTTTTCTTCAAACTGATTTGAGcccacaaaaacaaaaaaaagtgatggcTAACAACACTTTCACTGCAACATGTTTTGTGCATCTTTTCACGTACTCCGCATCTCTCTTGTCATGGGTGGTCCCTTTCGTTTCTGCGTCTCTAGATGGGgtgagtgtttttttaaaataagattTGAATCAAAAGCTAACTTAGgtatattccaaaatttggcaTATTTCTAAATATAATTAGTTACtagaattgttgaaaaaaaagttcaaggaGTAAATAGATTAGAGGACataaagaaagaaagaaaggcAGCTGGCATAGCGGTAAACATGGCGTGGACACTGAACCACATGCAATCAGTTAGTGTCACTGTTAAACACAAGATATATAGAAAATTGTGTTTATTTATCAACGTACAATAAGTAAAATACCAGAATTTACAGAGATCTTTCATTATTTATTGCTACTGCCAGTCTTTTTCGATGCGCCTTCATCATCTGAACTATCTGACGAGTTGGAGCTGTCCGACGACATTTGTTCGACATCCCGCACATCTTGAACTTGATCGATACCTCCTGGACGATTCGGAAGTCCagtaattttcagcttcacgTTTGGC of Caenorhabditis elegans chromosome II contains these proteins:
- the ZK546.19 gene encoding uncharacterized protein (Partially confirmed by transcript evidence), giving the protein MANNTFTATCFVHLFTYSASLLSWVVPFVSASLDGRSFIIYCYCQSFSMRLHHLNYLTSWSCPTTFVRHPAHLELDRYLLDDSEVQ
- the cblc-1 gene encoding MMACHC-like protein (Confirmed by transcript evidence) — translated: MVTEMSHAESIKRVVDQKLSSHEGFESHMFKIGSYNEAVGESSPFALPYDDSTMALLILSTPDMFDVAFRKWVVQKTMDFGSFDEVCEMVSSPIQSFLEDRLEIMSEKLRKVEENFEILHDYSMTPQRRPKILMQTCGHVAGAAFYYQPCHFQEDGVTWPPAGRMGPNLKFIGLSLHPIYGGHFAFRSVLIFPNVKIPEFCEKEPRPILTASEDVRTALEKFNYNWKDSGFRDFGNPTRRYSTTQMEFFGRPVAERWEVLRPWVDGGAKNID